A window of Variovorax sp. HW608 genomic DNA:
AAGCGAGCACCATGTCCGGGTAGGACACCCAGAAGGGCGCCGGCACGATGACCTCATGGCCCTCCTCCACCGTCACCGACAGGGCGTTGAAGAGGGCATGCTTCGCACCACAGGTCACGATGATCTCGCCCGGTTCGTAGCGCAGACCGTTCTCGCGCTCGAGCTTGGCGGCGATGGCTTGCCGCAGCGCCAGCGTCCCGGCGACCGGCGTGTAGCGCGTCTGCCCGCGCTCGATCGCCTCGCAGCCCGCCTTCCGGATGTGGGCCGGCGTGTCGAAATCGGGCTCGCCGATCGCGAGATTGATGATGTCCTTGCCTTCACGCCGCAAGACGGCAAAGCGATCGGCGGCGGCACTGCTCGGCGACGGCTTGATCCGGCGGATGCGCCTTGAAATGCGGGAGGGATTCACGGATGTTCCTCTTTGGATGACGACCCCCGAACGGTAGGTCGGCGCTGAATCCAAGGCAAAGACGGCATCGCTCTAGGGGTGTCGCATTTCGTTATGGGGCGTGGCATAAGGTTTTCCGATGGCCGTAGAGCAATCTCGTCTTGGTCGAAGTGATCGACTTGCGTACCTTTGAGGCCCACGCCACAGAGCTACAGGAGACTTCATGCGACCCGCCGTCCTCGCCACCCGCGCCACCTTTCCAGAAGTCACCGCCCGGCTTCGCCAGCATTTCGAGCTGGAGGACAACCCGACGGACGAGATCTGGAGCCGGGATGAGCTGATCCGGCGCCTGCAAGGCAAGATCGGCGTGATGAGCACCGGGACCGAGCGCATCGACGCCAACCTGCTCGACGCCTGCCCGGGCCTCAAGGCCGTCTGCAACGTCGGCGTTGGCTACAACAACATCGACGTGGCCGCCTGCACCCGCCGTGGGGTGGTGGTGACCAATACGCCCGACGTGCTGACGGAAACCACCGCCGACTTCGGCTTCGCGCTGATGATGGCGACCGCAAGGCGCATCGGCGAATCGGAACGGTTCGTGCGTCGCGGCGAATGGCGCAAGACCGGCATCCACGACCACTTCGTCGGCAGCGACATCTGCGGCGCAACGCTCGGCATTCTGGGCATGGGCCGCATCGGGCGCGCCATCGCCCGCCGGGGCGCGCTGGGCTTCGGCATGCGAGTGATCTATCACAACCGGTCGCGCCTGCCCGCCAACCTGGAAGCCGAGGTCGGCGCCAGCTACGTGGACAAGTCGACCCTGCTGCGCGAGTCCGATCACCTCATCCTGGTGCTGCCCTATTCGAGCGATTCACATCATGCGATCGGCGCGGCGGAGCTGGCGCAGATGCAGCCTCACGCAACGCTCACGAACATTGCGCGCGGAGGGATCGTCGATGACGCAGCGCTGGCCGATGCGCTGCGCAAGCACACCATCGCGGCAGCCGGGCTGGACGTCTTCGAAGGCGAGCCCGACGTCCGTTCGGAGTTGCTCTCGTTGCCCAACGTGGTCCTGACACCGCACATCGGCAGCGCCTCGACGAAGACCCGGCTCGCAATGGCCGCACTCGCGGCCGACAACCTGATTGCGGCGCTCGGAGCGGGTGAACTCGCCGGCAAGCCGCCCACGCCGGTGAATCCCGAAGTGCTTCGCGGCTCGAATCCATGACGGTCAAGGTGCTTGTCATGGGGGTGTCCGGCTGCGGGAAGTCGACCGTGGCGGCCCGCATCGCTTCGGTGCTGGGCGCCAGATTGATCGAGGGTGACGACTTTCATTTGCCAGCGAGCCAACGCAAGATGCGTGACGGGATTCCGCTCGACGACAGCGACCGGTGGCCCTGGCTGGACCAGCTGAGCGCCTTGCTGGCCACGGAAACCGGCAGCGCAGTGCTGACCTGTTCGGCACTCAAACGCGCCTACCGGGACCGGCTGAGGGCGGCAGTGCCCGACTTGAGGATCGTCTACATCGAGATTGCTCCGGACGAGGCGCGATCTCGCGTTGCTGCACGCACCGGTCACCTCTTCCCCCCCAGCCTGGTGGCCAATCAGTTTGCGACGCTGGAGCCCCCTGCCGGCGAGTCGAACGTGCTCCGTGTGCCTGCAGCGCAGCCCGTGGAAGCGCAGGTCAAGGCCGCGATCGACTGGCTGGGCCATGTCATGTCCACGGCATCATCCGCAACGTGATGGAGATACACGTCTTGAATTCTGTTCTGCAAAGCTTCGCCCTCACCGGTCGCACCGCCCTCATCACCGGCTCCAGCGCCGGCATCGGCTATGCCATCGCACGCGGGCTGGCCGGCGCCGGCGCGCGCGTGATCCTCAATGCCCGCTCCACCGACAAGCTGGAGCGCGCCGCCGCGCAGCTGCGCGAGGAAGGCGCCACCGTCTTCACCTCGGCCTTCGATGTCAGCGCCGGCGACGCGGTGAACGCGGCCGTGGACCGCATCGAGGCCGAGGTCGGACCCATCGACATCCTGGTCAACAACGCCGGCATGCAGCGCCGCGCGCCGCTGGACCAGTTCGAGGAAGCCCACTGGCACGAGCTCATGAAGACCAACCTCGACAGCGTCTTCCTGGTCGGCAAGGCGGTGGCACGCCACATGATCGGGCGCAAGGAGGGCAAGATCATCAACATCTGCTCGGTGCAGAGCGAGCTCGGCCGCCCCGGCATCGCGCCCTACACCGCGAGCAAGGGCGCGGTGAAGATGCTCACCAAGGGCATGGCGATCGACTGGGGCCCGCATGGCCTGCAGGTCAACGGCATCGGGCCGGGCTACTTCAAGACCGAGCTCAACGATGCGCTGGTCAAGAACGCCGACTTCAGCGCCTGGCTGATCGGCCGCACGCCTTCGCGCCGCTGGGGCGATGTCGAGGAGCTGATGGGCGCGGCCGTGTTCCTCGCCAGCGATGCCTCGCGCTTCGTGAACGGCCACATCCTCTATGTCGACGGCGGCGTCACCGCAACGCTCTGAACCAACCGCAAACAGGAACATCGATGGAAGCCCTTGTCATTCACGCGCCCGGCGACCTGCGCGTCGAGGAAGTCCCGACCCCCGCGCTCGAAGCCGGCCAGCTGCTGGTGCGCGTGCGCTGCGGCGGCATCTGCGGCTCGGACCTGCACTACTACCAGCACGGCGGCTTCGGCACCGTGCGCATCCAGGAGCCGATGGTGCTGGGCCATGAAGTGGCCGGCATGATCGAAGCGGTCGGCCCGGGCGCATCGTTCAAGGCCGGCGAACGCGTGGCGATCAGCCCGAGCCGCCCGTGCGGGCGTTGCAAGTACTGCCAGGTGGGCCTGCAGAACCATTGCCTGGACATGCGCTACTACGGCAGCGCGATGCGCACCCCGCATGTGCAGGGGGCGTTCCGCCAGCAGATCGTGGTGGAGCAATGGCAGGCGCATCGCCTGGCCGATTCGGTGAGCGACGGCGAAGGCGCGATGGCCGAGCCGCTGTCGGTGGCCCTGCATGCGGTGCGGCGTGCCGGCCCGCTGCTGGGCAAGCGGGTGCTGGTCACCGGCTGCGGGCCGATCGGCGCGCTGGCGATCATCGCGGCGCGGCGTGCGGGGGCGGCGCACATCGTGGCGACCGACGTCGGCGCGCACACGCTGGGCAAGGCACTCAAGGTCGGCGCGGACGAGACGATCAACGTGGCGGAGCAGCCCGATGGCCTCGACCGCTTCGCGGCCGACAAGGGCAGCTTCGACGTGCTGCTGGAGGCCAGCGGCAATGCACGCGCGCTGGTTGGCGCCTTCGCGGCGCTGCGGCCGCGCGGCGTGATCGTGCAATTGGGGCTGGCGGGCGGCGAGATCCAGCTGCCCATCAACACCATCGTGGCCAAGGAGTTCGAGCTGCGCGGCGCCTTCCGCTTCCACGAGGAATTCGCGGTTGCGGTGGAACTGCTCAACAAGGGCCTGGTGGATGTGAAGCCGCTGATCTCGGCAACGCTCTCCTACCGCGATTCCGCGCGCGCCTTTGCGCTCGCGGCGGACCGCTCGCAGGCGATGAAGGTGCTGCTGAACTTCGAGTGATCGCGGCGGCTCGTCCGACGAAGGGCCGGTCCGCGGCCCACTTTTCTTCTTCTTGGAGCGACTCATGCTGATAGGCGTGCCGGCCGAAACTGCGCCAGGCGAAACCCGTGTTTCCGTCACCCCCGAGACGGCCAAAAAACTCAAGGCGCAGGGCCACACGATCCGGGTCGCGTCCGGTGCCGGCGTGGCCGCTGCCGCGCCGGATGCAGCCTATGAGGCTGCCGGTGCCGAGATCACCGACCAGAGCGGCGCGCTCGGTTGCGAACTGGTGCTCAAGGTACGGTCGCCGCGGGATGGCGAGCTGGCTGCGATGCGACCCGGCTCGACCCTGATCGGCATGCTCAACCCCTTCGATGCCGAAGGCCTGCAGCGCCTGGCCAACGCGGGCCTGACCTCCTTCGCGCTCGAAGCCGCCCCGCGCACCACGCGCGCCCAGAGCATGGACGTGCTCTCCTCGCAGGCCAACATCGCCGGCTACAAGGCCATCATGATGGCCGCCGACAAGTACCAGCGCTTCTTCCCGATGCTGATGACCGCCGCCGGCACCGTGAAGGCCGCGCGCGTCGTGATCCTGGGCGTCGGCGTGGCGGGCCTGCAGGCGATTGCCACCGCCAAGCGCCTGGGGGCCGTGATCGAGGCCTCGGACGTGCGCCCCTCGGTTAAGGAGCAGGTCGAGTCGCTGGGCGCCAAGTTCATCGACGTGCCGTATGAAACCGCCGAGGAGAAGGAAGCCGCCGAAGGCGTAGGCGGCTACGCGCGGCCGATGCCCCAGAGCTGGCTGGATCGCCAAAAGGTCGAGGTCGCCAAGCGCGTGGCGCTCGCCGACGTGGTCGTCAGCACCGCGCTGATCCCGGGCCGCGCCGCACCGACCCTCATCACCGAGGACATGGTCAAGGCCATGAAGCCCGGGTCCGTCATCGTGGACATCGCCGCCGGCAAGGGGCCTGATGCGAACGGTGGAATGACGGGCGGCAACTGCCCGCTCACCGAAGCGGACAAGACCGTGATCAAGCACGGCGTCACGCTCGTGGGCGAAACCAACCTGCCCGCGCTCGTCGCGGCCGATGCCTCATCGCTGTACGCACGTAACGTGCTCGACTTCCTCAAGCTCGTGCTGCCGAAGGACGGCGGCCTGAAGATCGACCTCGAGGACGACATCGTCGCCGCCTGCCGCATGACGCAGGACGGCCAGGTCACGAAGAAGTAAGCAGAACTCCGAGGAGAAGAAGCCATGGACCCCGTATCCCATACCGTCATCAACCTCATCATCTTCGTGCTGGCCATCTACGTGGGCTACCACGTGGTGTGGACCGTCACGCCGGCGCTGCACACGCCGCTGATGGCCGTGACCAACGCCATTTCCGCCATCGTCATCGTCGGCGCGATGCTGGCGGCGGCGCTGACCGAATCGGCGCTGGGCAAGACCATGGGCGTGCTCGCAGTCGCTCTTGCGGCGGTGAACGTCTTCGGCGGCTTCCTGGTGACCCGCCGCATGCTCGAGATGTTCAAGAAGAAGGACAAGAAGCCGGCCGCCGCCAGCGCTGCCGGCGCCACCAGCACCGCCAAGGCGGAGGGCCACTGACATGTCGATGAACGTCGTCACGCTCTTGTACCTGATCGCCTCGGTCTGCTTCATCCAGTCCCTCAAGGGCCTGTCGCACCCCACCACCTCGATCCGCGGCAACATCTTCGGCATGGTCGGCATGGCCATCGCCATCCTGACCACCGCCGCCCTGATCGTGCAGCTCTCGGGCGGCAAGGCCCTCGGCATGGGCTGGGTGCTGCTGGGGCTGGTGGCCGGCGGCGGCTACGGCGCCTACCGCGCCAAGACGGTCGAGATGACCCAGATGCCCGAACTGGTGGCCTTCTTCCACAGCATGATTGGCCTGGCGGCCGTGTTCATCGCGGTGGCGGCGGTCGTGGAGCCCTGGGCCTTCGGCGTCACGCCGCTGCCGGTGGCGGCGGCCGGCACGGTCAGCACGCCCGAAGGC
This region includes:
- a CDS encoding glucose 1-dehydrogenase, which produces MEIHVLNSVLQSFALTGRTALITGSSAGIGYAIARGLAGAGARVILNARSTDKLERAAAQLREEGATVFTSAFDVSAGDAVNAAVDRIEAEVGPIDILVNNAGMQRRAPLDQFEEAHWHELMKTNLDSVFLVGKAVARHMIGRKEGKIINICSVQSELGRPGIAPYTASKGAVKMLTKGMAIDWGPHGLQVNGIGPGYFKTELNDALVKNADFSAWLIGRTPSRRWGDVEELMGAAVFLASDASRFVNGHILYVDGGVTATL
- a CDS encoding Re/Si-specific NAD(P)(+) transhydrogenase subunit alpha translates to MLIGVPAETAPGETRVSVTPETAKKLKAQGHTIRVASGAGVAAAAPDAAYEAAGAEITDQSGALGCELVLKVRSPRDGELAAMRPGSTLIGMLNPFDAEGLQRLANAGLTSFALEAAPRTTRAQSMDVLSSQANIAGYKAIMMAADKYQRFFPMLMTAAGTVKAARVVILGVGVAGLQAIATAKRLGAVIEASDVRPSVKEQVESLGAKFIDVPYETAEEKEAAEGVGGYARPMPQSWLDRQKVEVAKRVALADVVVSTALIPGRAAPTLITEDMVKAMKPGSVIVDIAAGKGPDANGGMTGGNCPLTEADKTVIKHGVTLVGETNLPALVAADASSLYARNVLDFLKLVLPKDGGLKIDLEDDIVAACRMTQDGQVTKK
- a CDS encoding gluconokinase, which translates into the protein MTVKVLVMGVSGCGKSTVAARIASVLGARLIEGDDFHLPASQRKMRDGIPLDDSDRWPWLDQLSALLATETGSAVLTCSALKRAYRDRLRAAVPDLRIVYIEIAPDEARSRVAARTGHLFPPSLVANQFATLEPPAGESNVLRVPAAQPVEAQVKAAIDWLGHVMSTASSAT
- a CDS encoding L-idonate 5-dehydrogenase; the encoded protein is MEALVIHAPGDLRVEEVPTPALEAGQLLVRVRCGGICGSDLHYYQHGGFGTVRIQEPMVLGHEVAGMIEAVGPGASFKAGERVAISPSRPCGRCKYCQVGLQNHCLDMRYYGSAMRTPHVQGAFRQQIVVEQWQAHRLADSVSDGEGAMAEPLSVALHAVRRAGPLLGKRVLVTGCGPIGALAIIAARRAGAAHIVATDVGAHTLGKALKVGADETINVAEQPDGLDRFAADKGSFDVLLEASGNARALVGAFAALRPRGVIVQLGLAGGEIQLPINTIVAKEFELRGAFRFHEEFAVAVELLNKGLVDVKPLISATLSYRDSARAFALAADRSQAMKVLLNFE
- a CDS encoding 2-hydroxyacid dehydrogenase, producing the protein MRPAVLATRATFPEVTARLRQHFELEDNPTDEIWSRDELIRRLQGKIGVMSTGTERIDANLLDACPGLKAVCNVGVGYNNIDVAACTRRGVVVTNTPDVLTETTADFGFALMMATARRIGESERFVRRGEWRKTGIHDHFVGSDICGATLGILGMGRIGRAIARRGALGFGMRVIYHNRSRLPANLEAEVGASYVDKSTLLRESDHLILVLPYSSDSHHAIGAAELAQMQPHATLTNIARGGIVDDAALADALRKHTIAAAGLDVFEGEPDVRSELLSLPNVVLTPHIGSASTKTRLAMAALAADNLIAALGAGELAGKPPTPVNPEVLRGSNP
- a CDS encoding NAD(P) transhydrogenase subunit alpha, encoding MDPVSHTVINLIIFVLAIYVGYHVVWTVTPALHTPLMAVTNAISAIVIVGAMLAAALTESALGKTMGVLAVALAAVNVFGGFLVTRRMLEMFKKKDKKPAAASAAGATSTAKAEGH